A window of the Serratia sarumanii genome harbors these coding sequences:
- the spy gene encoding ATP-independent periplasmic protein-refolding chaperone Spy: protein MRKLTALFIASTLALGSASAAFAADTTAPAADAAPMKMMHHKGEGKGGPFAGLNLTEQQRQQMRDIMKESHQKRGPGMKEERQALHNLVASDSFDEAKAKAQIDAIGKAQSERMLERAKAENKMYNLLTPEQKKQYNENYQKREQKMMDHMNKMKAQMSSDQ from the coding sequence ATGCGTAAATTGACGGCTTTATTTATTGCTTCCACGCTGGCCCTGGGTTCTGCTTCCGCGGCGTTCGCTGCAGACACCACTGCCCCGGCGGCGGATGCGGCGCCGATGAAAATGATGCATCACAAGGGTGAAGGCAAAGGCGGCCCGTTCGCCGGGCTGAACCTGACCGAGCAGCAGCGCCAGCAGATGCGCGATATCATGAAAGAGTCGCACCAGAAGCGCGGGCCGGGCATGAAAGAGGAGCGCCAGGCGCTGCACAATCTGGTCGCTTCCGACAGCTTTGACGAAGCGAAGGCGAAGGCGCAAATTGACGCGATCGGTAAAGCGCAATCCGAACGCATGCTGGAGCGCGCCAAAGCGGAAAATAAAATGTATAACCTGCTGACCCCTGAGCAGAAAAAACAATACAATGAGAATTATCAGAAACGTGAGCAAAAGATGATGGACCATATGAATAAAATGAAGGCGCAGATGTCCTCCGATCAGTAA
- a CDS encoding molybdopterin-dependent oxidoreductase produces MLFKLCKTLAMACVALIIAQSSALSFTLEVAGKIDNVTDPVNKSYLFTDKQLLAMPVRSITTSTSWTPQRKFEGISVADILERVGAKGETLTFYALNDYYIDVPLSDVKKYNMILAYKMDGEMLKLRNFGPLFLVYPRDAAGPELNSPLYNSRFIWQVDRIVIK; encoded by the coding sequence ATGCTGTTCAAACTATGCAAAACCCTCGCGATGGCCTGCGTGGCCCTGATTATCGCCCAGAGCAGCGCGCTCAGCTTTACCCTGGAAGTGGCGGGCAAGATCGACAACGTGACCGACCCGGTCAACAAAAGCTATCTGTTCACCGATAAGCAGCTGTTGGCGATGCCGGTGCGCAGCATCACCACCTCCACTTCCTGGACGCCGCAGAGAAAATTCGAAGGGATTTCGGTGGCCGATATCCTGGAGCGCGTCGGCGCCAAGGGCGAGACGCTGACCTTCTATGCGCTGAACGACTATTACATCGACGTGCCGCTGTCCGACGTCAAAAAGTACAACATGATCCTGGCCTATAAGATGGACGGGGAGATGCTGAAACTCAGAAACTTCGGCCCGCTGTTCCTGGTTTACCCGCGCGACGCCGCCGGGCCTGAACTGAACTCGCCGTTGTACAACTCGCGCTTTATCTGGCAAGTGGACAGGATCGTGATCAAATGA
- a CDS encoding autotransporter outer membrane beta-barrel domain-containing protein, whose translation MALAGYAQAAPHEVNGQAGDPASWRNAEFNANWGLGAIHADEAYAAGYTGKGQKVGIFDTPVNRHPEFAGDGKLINVVTEGYRAYTDPHRPGINAGDRFYFDGTFHFYSGSQGMLSNHGVHVAGISAANRDGVGMHGVAFDSQVISVDNDNDGPAYGEFLGLDGAVTNAGWQAMINNGVRVINNSWGVSIPDFLSDGGRDPNALHFELKDAQEQFDQVKPLLGSLAGAGYQGAIDAARKNILVLFAAGNDGNYNQPDVISGLAYFVPDIAPNWLSVASVAQDAASANSVPYTISSFSSRCGYTASFCVSSPGSKIYSTVANGSDPANLVSDYGNKNGTSMATPHVTGAVAVLLQRFPYMSSAQIADVLKTTATDMGAPGIDALYGWGMINLGKAINGPGMFYTVEDIPAEFRIPDPTGVAYGPTQFVANIPGLGAEVDAGTLHARKCDDISCELEVYSNNISGHGGLTKQGIGTLVLTGNNTYSGPTLVNQGRLAVNGSVTSTVSVQSGGIVGGSGTVGSLTARQGGTVAPGNSIGTLNVAGNVSFEPGSRYAVEVGPNGQSDRIQSSGSATIGGGEVAVTLENSPNLLTQSEVRSLLGQQYTILSAQQGVSGQFDAVAPNYLFLGTGLSYQPTGVTLSVGRNGTSFASVAQTPNERAVAAAADALAAGNPVYESLLGSGTAGEARQAFRQLSGQIHADIASALVNDSRYLREALNGRLRQAEGLASSSAIKADEGGAWAQLLGAWDHASGDANATGYQASTYGVLVGLDSAAADDWRLGVATGYTRTSLHGGYGSKADSDNYHLAAYGDKQFGALALRGGAGYTWHRIDTKRSVNYGMQSDRDTAKYSARTEQLFAEAGYSVQGEWLNLEPFVNLAYVNFENNGIAESGGAAALRGDKQHTDATVSTLGLRADTEWQVSAGTTVALRSELGWQHQYGGLERGTGLRFNGGNAPFVVDSVPVSRDGMVLKAGAEVAVNENATLSLGYGGLLSQNHQDNSVNAGFTWRF comes from the coding sequence ATGGCGCTGGCGGGGTATGCACAGGCGGCGCCGCACGAGGTGAACGGCCAAGCCGGCGATCCGGCCAGCTGGCGCAACGCCGAATTCAACGCCAACTGGGGGCTGGGGGCGATCCACGCCGATGAGGCCTACGCCGCCGGCTATACCGGCAAAGGGCAGAAGGTGGGTATTTTCGATACCCCGGTCAACCGCCATCCCGAGTTCGCCGGCGACGGCAAACTGATCAACGTCGTCACCGAAGGCTATCGCGCCTACACCGATCCGCACCGGCCGGGCATTAACGCCGGCGACCGCTTTTACTTCGACGGCACCTTCCACTTCTACAGCGGCTCACAGGGCATGCTGAGCAATCATGGGGTGCACGTTGCGGGCATCAGCGCCGCCAACCGCGACGGCGTCGGCATGCACGGCGTGGCTTTCGATTCGCAGGTGATCAGCGTCGATAACGACAACGACGGCCCGGCCTATGGTGAATTCCTCGGCCTGGACGGCGCCGTCACCAATGCCGGCTGGCAGGCGATGATCAACAACGGCGTGCGGGTGATCAACAACAGCTGGGGCGTCAGTATTCCCGACTTTCTGTCCGACGGCGGCCGCGATCCTAACGCGCTGCACTTTGAGCTGAAGGATGCGCAGGAACAATTCGATCAGGTCAAACCGCTGCTCGGCAGCCTGGCCGGCGCAGGCTATCAGGGCGCCATCGACGCCGCGCGCAAAAATATTCTGGTGCTGTTCGCCGCCGGTAACGACGGCAACTACAACCAGCCGGATGTGATCAGCGGGCTGGCCTACTTCGTGCCGGACATCGCGCCGAACTGGCTGTCGGTCGCCAGCGTGGCGCAGGATGCGGCTTCGGCCAACAGCGTGCCTTACACCATCAGCAGCTTCTCTTCCCGTTGCGGCTATACCGCCAGCTTCTGCGTCTCGTCGCCGGGCAGCAAAATCTACAGCACCGTGGCCAACGGTTCCGATCCGGCCAACCTGGTGTCGGACTACGGCAATAAAAACGGCACCTCGATGGCGACGCCGCACGTCACCGGCGCGGTGGCGGTGTTGCTGCAGCGTTTCCCGTACATGAGTTCGGCGCAGATTGCCGACGTGCTGAAAACCACCGCTACCGACATGGGCGCGCCGGGCATCGACGCGCTCTACGGTTGGGGGATGATCAACCTGGGCAAAGCCATTAACGGCCCGGGCATGTTCTATACCGTCGAGGATATTCCGGCGGAGTTCCGCATCCCGGATCCGACGGGCGTGGCCTACGGCCCGACCCAGTTTGTCGCCAATATTCCGGGTCTGGGCGCCGAGGTGGATGCCGGCACGCTGCACGCCAGGAAGTGTGACGACATCAGCTGCGAACTGGAAGTCTACTCCAACAACATCTCCGGCCACGGCGGCCTGACCAAGCAGGGCATCGGCACGCTGGTGCTGACGGGTAACAACACCTATTCCGGCCCGACGCTGGTCAATCAGGGGCGGTTGGCAGTCAACGGCTCGGTCACTTCGACCGTCAGCGTGCAGAGCGGCGGCATCGTCGGCGGCAGCGGTACGGTCGGTTCGCTGACCGCCCGTCAGGGCGGCACCGTGGCGCCGGGCAACTCGATCGGCACTTTGAACGTGGCGGGTAACGTCAGCTTCGAGCCGGGTTCGCGCTACGCGGTGGAAGTGGGGCCGAACGGCCAGAGCGATCGGATCCAGAGCAGCGGATCGGCGACGATCGGCGGCGGCGAGGTGGCGGTGACGCTGGAGAACAGCCCCAACCTGCTGACGCAAAGCGAGGTGCGCAGCCTGCTGGGCCAGCAGTACACCATCCTGAGCGCGCAGCAGGGGGTGAGCGGGCAGTTTGACGCGGTGGCGCCGAACTACCTGTTCCTCGGCACCGGGCTGAGCTACCAGCCGACCGGGGTGACGCTGAGCGTCGGGCGCAACGGCACCAGCTTCGCCAGCGTGGCGCAGACGCCGAACGAGCGAGCGGTGGCGGCGGCGGCGGATGCGCTGGCGGCGGGCAACCCGGTGTACGAGAGCCTGCTCGGCAGCGGCACGGCGGGCGAAGCGCGGCAGGCGTTCCGTCAGCTGTCGGGGCAAATCCATGCGGACATCGCCTCGGCGCTGGTGAACGACAGCCGCTACCTGCGTGAGGCGCTGAACGGGCGTCTGCGTCAGGCGGAAGGGCTGGCGAGCTCGTCGGCCATCAAGGCGGATGAGGGCGGTGCCTGGGCGCAGCTGCTGGGGGCGTGGGACCACGCGTCGGGCGACGCCAATGCTACCGGCTATCAGGCCTCGACCTACGGGGTGCTGGTGGGGCTGGACTCGGCGGCGGCGGACGACTGGCGGCTGGGGGTGGCGACCGGCTACACCCGCACCTCGCTGCACGGCGGGTACGGGTCGAAGGCGGACAGCGACAACTACCACCTGGCGGCGTACGGCGACAAGCAGTTCGGGGCGCTGGCGCTGCGTGGCGGGGCGGGCTACACCTGGCACCGCATCGACACCAAGCGGTCGGTGAACTACGGGATGCAGTCGGACCGCGACACGGCGAAGTACAGCGCGCGCACCGAGCAACTGTTCGCGGAAGCGGGCTACAGCGTGCAGGGTGAGTGGCTGAACCTGGAGCCGTTCGTGAACCTGGCGTACGTGAACTTCGAGAACAACGGCATCGCAGAAAGCGGCGGCGCGGCGGCATTGCGCGGCGACAAGCAGCACACGGACGCGACGGTGTCGACGCTGGGCCTGCGTGCGGACACCGAATGGCAGGTGAGCGCGGGCACGACGGTGGCGCTGCGCAGCGAGCTGGGGTGGCAACACCAGTACGGCGGGCTGGAGCGTGGCACCGGGCTGCGGTTCAACGGCGGCAACGCGCCGTTCGTGGTGGACAGCGTGCCGGTCTCGCGCGACGGCATGGTGCTGAAGGCGGGGGCGGAAGTGGCGGTGAACGAGAACGCCACGCTGTCGCTGGGCTACGGCGGGCTGCTGTCGCAGAACCATCAGGACAACAGCGTCAACGCCGGTTTTACCTGGCGCTTCTGA
- a CDS encoding hybrid sensor histidine kinase/response regulator, which produces MKLTTFKNGSRLAIPAIFAALFLVASTVTLYYYSATLSKKGLYAIAGTQENYSWSIAKFSIKLAEFDTLVEQQSHAAQVDNDNLRLRFEILYSRFYVLETVSESTQPLYAEPGYPEVVKQMRLQMDRIDKLLSSRKIDFGQVSAAMRAIKPYAIEMANLTDHAEVKQRTAAYEDYIEKRHIIFYGLVIVMFSVIALIAITLIVFRQQRLTIRQQAKAIEAEKATRTKNAFLGAIGHELRTSLQSVMSAIDVLVNTRVSAEHADTFQRLETAAQQIESQMKDLTDYAHLDSGMMELRIVPFDAQKLIAETANEIATLTRKEQVKLSCEVECSHLLVHSDPLRIRQIIVNLLTNAYKYTESGSITLHSCLRRQPGGSSLIIEVTDTGIGIEKDQLDQIFKPFTQLDQSHTKQYAGVGMGLAIVHGLVTLLDGTITVYSEIKKGSTFIVSIPVQISEDERADAPAAANASLQQKPQQVLVVDDNKSVGDAFAALLDKLGYQHELCDSPERALQKLLRRPYDALLLDLQMPGIDGAALARQLRNRRGPNRHVPIIGISAYTPEQLTADQRALFDNYLMKPVRLDALSNALAEVFPAKD; this is translated from the coding sequence ATGAAGCTGACGACCTTTAAGAACGGCAGCAGGCTGGCGATCCCGGCCATTTTCGCCGCGCTGTTTTTAGTGGCTTCGACCGTCACGCTCTATTACTACAGCGCCACCCTGTCGAAGAAAGGGCTGTATGCCATCGCCGGCACGCAGGAGAACTACTCCTGGTCAATCGCCAAGTTCTCCATCAAGCTGGCGGAGTTCGACACGCTGGTCGAGCAGCAAAGCCACGCCGCGCAGGTGGACAACGACAACCTGCGGCTGCGGTTCGAAATCCTCTATTCGCGTTTTTACGTGCTGGAAACCGTCTCCGAATCGACCCAGCCGCTGTACGCCGAGCCGGGCTACCCGGAAGTGGTCAAACAGATGCGCCTGCAGATGGATCGCATCGATAAGCTGCTGAGCAGTCGGAAAATCGACTTCGGCCAGGTTTCCGCGGCCATGAGGGCCATCAAGCCTTACGCCATCGAAATGGCCAACCTGACCGACCACGCCGAGGTGAAGCAGCGCACCGCCGCCTATGAGGATTACATCGAGAAACGGCACATTATTTTCTATGGGCTGGTGATCGTCATGTTCTCGGTGATCGCGCTGATCGCCATCACCCTGATCGTGTTCCGTCAGCAGCGGCTGACCATTCGCCAGCAGGCCAAGGCCATCGAGGCGGAGAAAGCGACGCGCACCAAAAACGCCTTCCTCGGCGCCATCGGCCACGAGCTGCGCACCTCATTGCAGAGCGTGATGTCGGCCATCGACGTGCTGGTGAATACCCGGGTGTCAGCTGAGCATGCGGACACCTTCCAGCGGCTGGAGACCGCCGCGCAGCAAATCGAAAGCCAGATGAAAGATCTGACCGACTACGCGCACCTCGACAGCGGCATGATGGAATTGCGCATCGTGCCGTTCGACGCGCAGAAGCTGATCGCGGAGACCGCCAACGAAATCGCCACCCTGACCCGCAAAGAGCAGGTCAAACTGAGCTGTGAAGTGGAATGCAGCCACCTGCTGGTGCACTCCGATCCGCTGCGCATCCGGCAGATTATCGTCAACCTGCTGACCAACGCCTACAAGTACACCGAAAGCGGCAGCATTACGCTGCACAGCTGCCTGCGCCGCCAGCCGGGCGGCAGTTCGTTGATTATCGAAGTGACCGACACCGGCATCGGTATCGAAAAAGACCAGCTCGATCAGATCTTCAAGCCCTTTACCCAGTTGGATCAGTCGCATACCAAGCAGTATGCCGGCGTCGGGATGGGGCTGGCGATCGTGCACGGCCTGGTGACATTGCTCGACGGCACCATCACGGTGTACAGCGAAATCAAGAAGGGCAGCACCTTTATCGTCAGCATTCCGGTGCAGATCAGTGAAGACGAACGCGCCGACGCGCCCGCCGCCGCCAATGCCTCTCTGCAGCAGAAGCCACAGCAGGTGCTGGTGGTGGATGACAACAAGTCGGTGGGTGACGCCTTTGCGGCGCTATTGGACAAGCTGGGCTACCAGCACGAACTGTGCGACTCGCCGGAGCGCGCGCTGCAGAAGCTGCTCAGACGCCCTTACGACGCGCTGTTGCTGGATCTGCAGATGCCGGGCATCGACGGCGCCGCCCTGGCCAGGCAGCTGCGCAACCGCCGCGGCCCCAACCGCCATGTGCCGATCATCGGCATCAGCGCCTACACGCCGGAGCAGCTGACGGCGGATCAGCGCGCCCTGTTCGATAACTACCTGATGAAGCCGGTTCGGCTGGATGCGCTGTCAAACGCACTGGCCGAGGTGTTCCCCGCTAAAGATTAA
- a CDS encoding TetR/AcrR family transcriptional regulator, which yields MALYDEGAFPSITELAAYAQVSRATAYRYFPTQSALISAVVAESLGPILEWRPQDDDALKRIQQLLTFAYPQMERHEGALRAALQLSLQQWAHATPGEKFVRGNRKRLLALAVEPLQGKLPPDSLQRVIHAFSLIYGSEVFLVLKDIWGLELESIQDVTQWMAKAILRQAEEDATNRKKTSAG from the coding sequence ATGGCGCTGTATGACGAAGGCGCGTTTCCTTCGATCACCGAACTGGCGGCGTATGCGCAGGTATCGCGTGCGACCGCCTACCGCTACTTTCCGACCCAGAGTGCGCTGATTAGCGCCGTGGTGGCGGAAAGCCTGGGGCCTATTCTGGAATGGCGCCCGCAAGACGATGATGCCCTGAAGCGCATCCAGCAGTTGCTGACCTTCGCCTATCCTCAGATGGAACGGCACGAGGGGGCGTTGCGCGCGGCGTTGCAGCTCTCTTTGCAGCAGTGGGCGCACGCGACGCCGGGCGAAAAATTCGTGCGCGGCAACCGCAAGCGTCTGTTGGCGCTGGCGGTAGAACCGCTGCAGGGCAAACTGCCGCCGGACTCTCTGCAGAGAGTGATTCATGCTTTCTCGCTGATTTACGGCTCGGAGGTGTTCCTGGTGCTGAAAGATATCTGGGGGCTGGAGCTTGAGAGCATTCAGGACGTCACGCAATGGATGGCCAAAGCCATCCTTCGTCAGGCGGAAGAGGACGCGACGAACCGCAAAAAAACATCAGCAGGATAA
- a CDS encoding autotransporter serine protease translates to MLICLTAIGGAQAASYIENGKAGDPASWRSSEFNAEWGLGAIHADQAYAAGYTGKGIKLGIFDQPVYAKHPEFAGENKVINLVTEGIREYTDPYIPVKKGDTFRYDGTPSVDSDGTLGSHGTHVGGIAAGSRDGGAMHGVAFNAQIISAENGDPGPEDGIILGNDGAVYQAGWDALVASGARIINNSWGIGITEKFEEGGYDPAYPHFTVNDAQKQFDQIKQILGTKPGGAYQGAIDAARSGVVTIFAAGNDGNLNNPDAMAGLAYFVPEIAPNWLSVASLQDPSNSGDYSISTFSSRCGYTASFCVSAPGTRVYSSVIEGTSVENLTTGYAKYSGTSMAAPHVAGSVAVLMERFPYLNGAQVAEVLKTTATDMGAPGIDALYGWGMINLGKAINGPGMLATVEDIPEEFRIPDPTGVAYGPTQFVVDLPGVGAVLDKGKPTERVCSDVLCGLDFWSNDISGHGGLTKEGMGTLVLTGNNTYSGPTLVNQGRLAVNGSVTSAVSVQSGGIVGGSGTVGSLTARQGGTVAPGNSIGTLNVAGNVSFEPGSRYAVEVGPNGQSDRIQSSGSATIGGGEVAVTLENSPNLLTQSEVRSLLGQQYTILSAQQGVSGQFDAVAPNYLFLGTGLSYQPTGVTLSVGRNGTSFASVAQTANERAVAAAADALAAGNPVYESLLGSGTAGEARQAFRQLSGQIHADIASALVNDSRYLREALNGRLRQAEGLASSSAIKADEGGAWAQLLGAWDHASGDANATGYQASTYGVLVGLDSAAADDWRLGVATGYTRTSLHGGYGSKADSDNYHLAAYGDKQFGALALRGGAGYTWHRIDTKRSVNYGMQSDRDTAKYSARTEQLFAEAGYSVQGEWLNLEPFVNLAYVNFENNGIAESGGAAALRGDKQHTDATVSTLGLRADTEWQVSPGTTVALRSELGWQHQYGGLERGTGLRFNGGNAPFVVDSVPVSRDGMVLKAGAEVAVNENATLSLGYGGLLSQNHQDNSVNAGFTWRF, encoded by the coding sequence ATGCTGATCTGCCTGACGGCGATCGGCGGGGCGCAGGCTGCCAGCTATATAGAGAACGGCAAAGCGGGCGATCCGGCCAGCTGGCGCAGCAGTGAGTTCAACGCGGAATGGGGGCTGGGGGCGATCCACGCCGACCAGGCCTACGCCGCTGGTTATACCGGAAAAGGCATCAAACTTGGCATTTTCGATCAGCCGGTCTACGCCAAGCATCCCGAATTTGCCGGTGAGAATAAGGTGATCAATTTGGTCACCGAAGGCATCCGCGAATACACCGATCCCTATATCCCGGTGAAAAAAGGCGACACTTTCCGCTATGACGGTACGCCGAGCGTGGACTCCGATGGCACGCTCGGTTCGCACGGTACCCACGTGGGCGGCATCGCCGCCGGCAGCCGCGACGGCGGCGCCATGCACGGCGTGGCGTTCAACGCGCAGATCATCAGCGCCGAAAACGGCGATCCCGGCCCGGAGGACGGCATCATCCTCGGCAACGACGGCGCGGTGTACCAGGCCGGCTGGGATGCGCTGGTGGCCAGCGGCGCGCGCATCATCAACAACAGCTGGGGCATCGGCATTACCGAAAAGTTTGAGGAGGGGGGTTATGACCCGGCTTATCCACACTTCACGGTGAACGATGCGCAAAAGCAGTTCGATCAGATCAAACAGATCCTCGGCACCAAGCCCGGCGGCGCCTATCAGGGCGCGATCGACGCGGCGCGCAGCGGCGTGGTCACCATCTTCGCCGCCGGTAACGACGGCAATCTGAATAACCCCGATGCCATGGCCGGCCTGGCCTATTTCGTGCCGGAGATTGCACCGAACTGGCTGTCGGTCGCCAGCTTGCAGGATCCCTCTAATAGCGGCGACTACAGCATCAGCACCTTCTCTTCCCGCTGCGGCTACACCGCCAGCTTCTGCGTTTCGGCGCCGGGCACCCGGGTATACAGCTCGGTGATTGAAGGCACCAGCGTGGAGAATCTGACGACCGGCTACGCCAAATACAGCGGCACCTCGATGGCGGCGCCGCACGTGGCCGGCAGCGTCGCGGTGCTGATGGAGCGTTTCCCGTATCTGAATGGCGCGCAGGTGGCGGAAGTGCTGAAAACCACCGCCACCGACATGGGGGCGCCGGGCATCGACGCGCTCTACGGCTGGGGGATGATCAACCTGGGCAAAGCCATCAACGGCCCTGGCATGTTGGCGACCGTCGAGGATATTCCCGAAGAATTCCGCATCCCGGATCCGACGGGCGTGGCCTACGGCCCGACCCAGTTCGTGGTGGATCTGCCGGGCGTCGGCGCGGTGCTGGACAAGGGCAAACCGACCGAGCGCGTCTGCAGCGATGTGCTGTGCGGCCTGGACTTCTGGAGTAACGACATCTCCGGCCACGGCGGCCTGACCAAAGAAGGGATGGGCACGCTGGTGCTGACGGGTAACAACACCTATTCCGGCCCGACGCTGGTCAATCAGGGGCGGTTGGCAGTCAACGGCTCGGTCACTTCGGCCGTCAGCGTGCAGAGCGGCGGCATCGTCGGCGGCAGCGGTACGGTCGGTTCGCTGACCGCCCGTCAGGGCGGCACCGTGGCGCCGGGCAACTCGATCGGCACTTTGAACGTGGCGGGTAACGTCAGCTTCGAGCCGGGTTCGCGCTACGCGGTGGAAGTGGGGCCGAACGGCCAGAGCGATCGGATCCAGAGCAGCGGATCGGCGACGATCGGCGGCGGCGAGGTGGCGGTGACGCTGGAGAACAGCCCCAACCTGCTGACGCAAAGCGAGGTGCGCAGCCTGCTGGGCCAGCAGTACACCATCCTGAGCGCGCAGCAGGGGGTGAGCGGGCAGTTTGACGCGGTGGCGCCGAACTACCTGTTCCTCGGTACCGGGCTGAGCTACCAGCCGACCGGGGTGACGCTGAGCGTCGGGCGCAACGGCACCAGCTTCGCCAGCGTGGCGCAGACGGCGAACGAGCGAGCGGTGGCGGCGGCGGCGGATGCGCTGGCGGCGGGCAACCCGGTGTACGAGAGCCTGCTCGGCAGCGGCACGGCGGGCGAAGCGCGGCAGGCGTTCCGTCAGCTGTCGGGGCAAATCCATGCGGACATCGCCTCGGCGCTGGTGAACGACAGCCGCTACCTGCGTGAGGCGCTGAACGGGCGTCTGCGTCAGGCGGAAGGGCTGGCGAGCTCGTCGGCCATCAAGGCGGATGAGGGCGGTGCCTGGGCGCAGCTGCTGGGGGCGTGGGACCACGCGTCGGGCGACGCCAATGCTACCGGCTATCAGGCCTCGACCTACGGGGTGCTGGTGGGGCTGGACTCGGCGGCGGCGGACGACTGGCGGCTGGGGGTGGCGACCGGCTACACCCGCACCTCGCTGCACGGCGGGTACGGGTCGAAGGCGGACAGCGACAATTACCACCTAGCGGCGTACGGCGACAAGCAGTTCGGGGCGCTGGCGCTGCGCGGCGGGGCGGGCTACACCTGGCACCGCATCGACACCAAGCGGTCGGTGAACTACGGGATGCAGTCGGACCGCGACACGGCGAAGTACAGTGCGCGCACCGAGCAGCTGTTCGCGGAAGCGGGCTACAGCGTGCAGGGTGAGTGGCTGAACCTGGAGCCGTTCGTGAACCTGGCGTACGTGAACTTCGAGAACAACGGCATCGCGGAAAGCGGCGGCGCGGCGGCATTGCGCGGCGACAAGCAGCACACGGACGCGACGGTGTCGACGCTGGGCCTGCGTGCGGACACCGAATGGCAGGTGAGCCCGGGCACGACGGTGGCGCTGCGCAGTGAGCTGGGGTGGCAACACCAGTACGGCGGGCTGGAACGAGGTACCGGGCTGCGGTTCAACGGCGGCAACGCGCCGTTCGTGGTGGACAGCGTGCCGGTCTCGCGCGACGGCATGGTGCTGAAGGCGGGGGCGGAAGTGGCGGTGAACGAGAACGCCACGCTGTCGCTGGGCTACGGCGGGCTGCTGTCGCAGAACCACCAGGACAACAGCGTCAACGCCGGTTTCACCTGGCGCTTCTAA
- a CDS encoding Tm-1-like ATP-binding domain-containing protein: MKDTSNFVYIATTADTKGQELEYVRRLIASLDLPTRTVDLSTRSLPFDSPADIGPEEVARHHPAGAGAVFCASRGQAIAAMATAFERFILTRRDIAALLGLGGSGGTAIITPAMQQLPIGLPKVMVSSMAAGDVSAYVGASDISMLYSVTDLAGLNRISRRVLGNAARQIAGAVRFAAVDSHDDKPAIGLTMFGVTTPCVQALIAELGSLWDCLTFHATGSGGRALEKLIDSRQLHGAIDLTTTEVADHLFGGVLPCNTDRFGAIARTGIPCVLSCGAIDMINFGAPNTVPARYANRLRHPHNPQVTLVRTSARENALMGRWMGEKINACAGEVRFVIPAGGVSALDAPGQPFWDPAALAAFTQALEETVRATDKRRLIKTPYHINDPRFAQAVAEQFRHMVGGE; encoded by the coding sequence ATGAAAGATACTTCAAATTTTGTCTATATTGCTACCACAGCAGATACGAAAGGACAAGAGTTGGAGTATGTGCGGCGGCTGATTGCCAGCCTGGATTTACCCACGCGAACCGTCGATCTCTCCACCCGTAGCTTGCCGTTTGACTCCCCGGCCGATATCGGCCCAGAAGAGGTCGCTCGCCACCATCCGGCGGGCGCCGGCGCGGTCTTCTGCGCCAGCCGCGGCCAGGCGATCGCCGCCATGGCGACCGCTTTCGAACGCTTTATCCTGACGCGCCGCGATATCGCCGCCCTGCTTGGCCTGGGCGGCTCCGGCGGCACCGCCATCATCACGCCGGCCATGCAGCAACTGCCGATCGGTCTGCCGAAAGTGATGGTCTCGAGCATGGCGGCGGGTGACGTTTCCGCCTATGTCGGCGCCAGCGATATCAGCATGCTGTATTCGGTCACCGATCTCGCCGGCCTGAATCGCATCTCGCGACGGGTGCTGGGCAACGCGGCGCGCCAGATAGCCGGCGCAGTCCGCTTCGCCGCCGTCGACTCTCACGACGACAAGCCGGCGATCGGCCTGACAATGTTTGGCGTCACCACGCCCTGCGTTCAGGCGTTGATTGCCGAGTTGGGATCGCTATGGGATTGTCTGACGTTTCATGCGACCGGCAGCGGCGGCAGAGCGTTGGAAAAACTGATCGATAGCCGCCAACTGCACGGCGCCATCGATTTGACCACCACCGAAGTTGCCGATCACCTGTTTGGCGGCGTGCTGCCCTGCAATACCGATCGTTTCGGTGCCATCGCGCGTACCGGCATCCCGTGCGTGCTCTCCTGCGGCGCGATCGACATGATCAACTTCGGCGCGCCGAACACGGTGCCGGCTCGCTATGCCAACCGTCTGCGCCACCCTCACAACCCGCAAGTGACGCTGGTGCGCACCAGCGCGCGGGAGAATGCGTTAATGGGGCGTTGGATGGGCGAAAAAATCAACGCCTGCGCGGGCGAAGTGCGTTTCGTTATCCCGGCGGGCGGCGTATCGGCTCTGGACGCGCCCGGGCAACCGTTCTGGGATCCGGCGGCGCTGGCCGCCTTTACGCAAGCGCTGGAAGAAACGGTGCGCGCCACCGACAAACGCCGGTTGATAAAAACGCCTTATCATATTAACGACCCGCGCTTTGCTCAGGCCGTTGCCGAGCAGTTCCGGCACATGGTCGGCGGAGAATGA